The region ATCATACCTACTGGTGGTGCTCAAGCAATCTCTCCTATTAGTGCAGCCCCTTTCGGTAGTGCGCTAGCCTGTTTGATTTCTTATGGTTACATCTGTATGTTAGGCGCTGAGGGCTTAAAAAGCTCTACCGAATATGCTATTGTAAACGCCAATTATATCAAGGAACGTCTGGAAGGTAGTTATGCTTGTTTATATGTAGGCGAAAAAGGTCGTGCTGCTCACGAAATGATTATTGACTGTCGTCCATTTAAAGACCACGGTATTGAAGTAGTAGATATTGCAAAACGTTTGATGGATTATGGCTTCCACTCTCCTACCGTATCTTTCCCAGTAGCGGGAACAATGATGATTGAGCCTACAGAATCAGAATCTAAAGAAGAAATGGATCGTTTCTGTGACGCGATGATTTCCATTAAAAAAGAGATTGATGCAACTTCTGCAGACGAGCCTAACAACCTGCTTAAGAACAGTCCGCATACCTTACAAATGATCACTGCAGACGAGTGGGATTTCCCATACACAAGAAGTCAAGCGGCATATCCTTTAGAATATGTCTCTGACAATAAATTCTGGCCTACCGTACGTCGTGCAGACGATGCTTATGGAGACCGTAATTTGATGTGTACTTGTGCTCCTATGGAGGAGTATATGGATTAATCGAACTTGAACATCTGATTTTCCTCACTCGATGCGGAAACTGCTAGTATAAGATTCAGTGTTCGGAAACGTTCTCGACTCTCGCTCGAACTGACATTAAAAACCGAATCAACTTTTGTTGATTCGGTTTTTTATTATCTTCATTTAATTAGGAATTGGAATTATGGTTTAGCTCATCGTTGTTTAGCTAAAAGAAACTATTTTAAGTGGTTTATTTATCATTAGTGTCCGATAAAGTTTTTCCAATACCGTTAAACATGCTGCCATTGAAGAGTTTCAAAAAAAACATTTATACAACCACCATGCTTTTGTCGTTCTTCATTATTTATGAAATGAATGCGCTTAGAATAGGAATAAATCAAATGATGATTACTGTTTTTTAGTTAGTTATAGTGTAGTCTATATGCTATAATCTTAGAGCGCAGCGATCTATGATCTTTTCTCAGACATTAGTGTTTATTTAGATACCTTACCGATTATGATACTTTTCATAATTATTGCCCTTGCTTTAATTTCTGTTACAACCGCAACTTTACAGAGTTGTGAAGAAATCATTGAATTTGTCGAATCAGAAGATTATGGAGTAGTAATCGTTATTCGAATTTGAAAGGATGAATTTAAAAATTCTAGCAGCAGTTGATCATCTATTTTAAATGGTTAAGCGAACCAAAAAAGCTCAAAAAATGTACTCTATCAAAACATAAAAAGCGTGTTGCTTTCTTTAGCTTTTATACCGATAATTCTCAAATAGCGTCTTTACTATTCATTGCATTATATAATTCTCAATAAAACCACTTGAAAATTTGATGATTCTCAATAAAATAAAAAACACCACATATTCCATGGGATTTTATTAGGAACAAACCATATAAATCACTTTTTTTGTTACTTCTAAGATAGAAAACGGCTGCATGAGAGCAAAAATTACTGGAGTGGGAAGTCACATTCCTGATGTTGTGAGAAAAAACGAGGAGTTCATGAATCATGAATTCTTGAATAATGATGGAAGTTCCTTTGGTAGCGATAACGCTATCATCATACAAAAATTTGTAGCAATCACAGGTATTGAAGAGCGCAGGTACATGAGCAAAGAACTCCTGACCAGCGATATCGCTACCTTTGCCGCGCAAAAAGCAATTGCAGATGCTCATTGTGATCCAGAAACTATTGATTTTATAATCGTAGCACATAATTATGGTGACGTAAAACCAGATGGCGGTTCTAGTGATATGGTTCCTAGTCTTGCCAGTCGCGTAAAGAACAAACTGGGAATAAATAATCCTAAATGTGTTGCTTATGACCTCTTATTTGGTTGTCCTGGCTGGATTCTAGGTGTTACTCAAGCAGACTCTTTTATCAAATCTGGACTTGCTAAAAAAGTACTAGTCATAGGTGCTGAAGCTTTATCTCGCGTCGTAGATCCTCATGATAGAGATTCTATGATCTATTCTGATGGTGCTGGAGCAGCTGTATTAGAACCTAGTCATGATGAACATGGTATTTTAGGACAGGCAACAGCTACTTATACAGAAGAAGAAACCTATTTTATCTTCAATGAGATTTCTTATAATAAAGTTCTAGAAAACAAAACCAAGTACATTAAAATGCACGGGCGTCGTATTTACAACTTTGCGCTTTCTAAAGTCCCTGAGGGAATGAAAGAAGCAATGGATCAAGCTGGTGTAGATATTAAAGATCTTAAAAAGATTTTTATTC is a window of Nonlabens sp. MB-3u-79 DNA encoding:
- a CDS encoding 3-oxoacyl-ACP synthase III family protein — encoded protein: MRAKITGVGSHIPDVVRKNEEFMNHEFLNNDGSSFGSDNAIIIQKFVAITGIEERRYMSKELLTSDIATFAAQKAIADAHCDPETIDFIIVAHNYGDVKPDGGSSDMVPSLASRVKNKLGINNPKCVAYDLLFGCPGWILGVTQADSFIKSGLAKKVLVIGAEALSRVVDPHDRDSMIYSDGAGAAVLEPSHDEHGILGQATATYTEEETYFIFNEISYNKVLENKTKYIKMHGRRIYNFALSKVPEGMKEAMDQAGVDIKDLKKIFIHQANEKMDEAIVHRFYKLYGMEVPKDIMPMVIHKLGNSSVATVPTVMDLVIRGKMPQHKVEKGDVVMFASVGAGMNINAIVYRY